A portion of the Methanolinea sp. genome contains these proteins:
- the uvrA gene encoding excinuclease ABC subunit UvrA, producing the protein MKKLIVRGARQHNLKNITVELPRDKFIVITGLSGSGKSTLAFDTIYAEGQRRYVESLSAYARQFLGLMHKPDVDAITGLSPAISIEQKSTSRNPRSTVGTVTEIYDYLRLLYARIGVPYCPVHGTRIEAQSPEKIADRIQSEIGGTVTVLAPVVRQKKGTYQQLFKDLHREGYARVRINGEIHRTDEEVPLERYKKHDIDVVIDRLDTGDRSRLVEACENALRKSGGLVVVLSREGEERIFSSLLACPVCGLTFEELQPRMFSFNSPFGACEECNGLGIKMEFDPELIIPDPSKSIAEGAVALYRNYLDGYRNQYLAAVARHHGFSVLTPIRDLTPEQYDILMYGSRDRIRFSLNTRSGNAQWSHTGEWEGLVPQAERLYRQTQSEYRKRELEKFMRTSECPKCRGKRLKEKVLAVRVAGKSIADVTDMPVSRAIEFFRNLPLSEKEQEIARQILKEIIARLEFLEKVGLGYLTLSRSAGTLSGGEAQRIRLATQIGSNLVGVLYVLDEPSIGLHQRDNQKLIDTLRTLRDLGNTLIVVEHDEDTIRSADWVVDMGPGAGIHGGYIVAEGTPEDIEKNPESLTGQYLAGKLKIEVPAERRRSEKFLRITGCRENNLKGIDVQIPLGVFTVVTGVSGSGKSTLIYDTLYPALQKVLARSRANPGKYESLTMDEPIDRVLVIDQSPIGRTPRSNPATYTKVFDEIRRVFAETKEAKARGYKPGRFSFNLKGGRCEACEGDGMIKIEMNFLPDVYIECEECRGTRYNRETLEVKYKGRNIAEVLDMTVEENLELFGHIPSIRHKLETLSAVGLGYIKLGQSSTTLSGGEAQRIKLTRELSKRGTGRTIYLLDEPTTGLHFHDVKKLIAVLNELVNKGNTVVVIEHNLDVIKSADYVIDLGPEGGDDGGYVVATGTPEEVAENPRSHTGKFLRKVLERR; encoded by the coding sequence ATGAAGAAGCTCATCGTCAGGGGCGCGCGGCAGCACAATCTCAAGAATATCACCGTCGAACTCCCGCGCGACAAGTTCATCGTGATCACGGGGCTCTCGGGCTCGGGGAAATCCACACTCGCATTCGATACCATCTACGCCGAGGGGCAGAGGAGGTACGTCGAGTCACTCTCCGCGTATGCCCGCCAGTTCCTCGGCCTGATGCACAAGCCCGACGTGGACGCGATCACCGGACTCTCCCCCGCAATTTCCATCGAGCAGAAGAGCACGAGCAGGAACCCGAGGAGCACCGTCGGGACGGTGACGGAAATCTACGACTACCTGCGCCTCCTCTACGCGCGGATCGGTGTCCCCTACTGCCCCGTGCATGGCACCCGCATCGAGGCCCAGTCCCCCGAAAAGATCGCGGACAGGATACAGTCCGAGATCGGGGGGACCGTCACGGTCCTCGCTCCCGTCGTCCGGCAGAAGAAGGGGACGTACCAGCAGCTCTTCAAGGATCTCCACAGGGAGGGCTACGCGAGGGTGCGCATCAATGGGGAGATCCACCGGACCGACGAGGAGGTTCCCCTCGAGAGGTACAAAAAACACGACATCGATGTCGTCATCGACAGGCTGGACACGGGGGACAGGTCCCGGCTCGTGGAGGCGTGCGAGAACGCGCTGAGGAAATCCGGGGGTCTCGTTGTCGTGCTCTCCCGCGAGGGCGAGGAGAGGATATTCTCCTCCCTCCTCGCCTGCCCGGTCTGCGGCCTCACCTTCGAGGAACTCCAGCCGCGCATGTTCTCGTTCAACAGCCCGTTCGGTGCGTGCGAGGAGTGCAATGGCCTTGGGATCAAGATGGAGTTCGACCCCGAGCTCATCATCCCCGATCCCTCGAAGTCGATCGCGGAGGGGGCGGTCGCCCTCTACAGGAACTACCTCGACGGGTACCGGAACCAGTACCTCGCGGCAGTTGCCCGGCACCACGGGTTCTCTGTCCTCACGCCGATAAGGGATCTCACGCCCGAACAATACGACATCCTCATGTACGGGTCGCGCGACCGCATCCGGTTCTCGCTCAACACGAGGAGCGGCAACGCGCAGTGGTCGCACACGGGCGAGTGGGAGGGACTCGTGCCGCAGGCCGAACGCCTCTACCGCCAGACCCAGTCCGAGTACAGGAAGAGGGAACTCGAGAAGTTCATGCGGACATCCGAGTGCCCGAAGTGCAGGGGGAAGAGACTGAAGGAGAAGGTCCTCGCGGTCAGGGTCGCGGGAAAGTCCATCGCGGACGTGACCGACATGCCGGTCAGCAGGGCGATCGAGTTCTTCCGGAACCTCCCGCTGAGCGAGAAGGAACAGGAGATCGCCCGGCAGATCCTCAAGGAGATCATCGCCCGGCTCGAGTTCCTCGAGAAGGTCGGCCTTGGCTATCTCACGCTCTCCCGGAGTGCGGGGACACTCTCCGGCGGCGAGGCCCAGAGGATTCGCCTCGCAACCCAGATCGGATCGAACCTCGTGGGAGTCCTCTACGTGCTCGACGAGCCCTCGATCGGCTTGCACCAGCGCGACAACCAGAAGCTCATCGACACCCTCCGCACGCTCCGCGACCTCGGGAACACCCTCATCGTCGTGGAACACGACGAGGACACGATCAGGAGCGCGGACTGGGTCGTCGACATGGGGCCGGGAGCGGGGATCCACGGCGGGTACATCGTCGCGGAGGGCACGCCGGAAGACATAGAGAAGAACCCCGAATCCCTCACGGGCCAGTACCTCGCGGGCAAGCTCAAGATAGAGGTCCCGGCGGAGAGGAGGAGGAGCGAAAAGTTCCTCCGCATCACGGGCTGCAGGGAGAACAACCTCAAGGGGATCGACGTCCAGATACCCCTCGGCGTCTTCACGGTCGTCACGGGTGTCTCCGGTTCAGGGAAGTCCACGTTGATCTACGACACGCTCTACCCCGCGCTCCAGAAGGTCCTCGCGAGGTCACGCGCGAACCCGGGGAAATACGAGTCCCTCACTATGGACGAGCCCATCGACAGGGTCCTCGTGATCGACCAGAGCCCGATAGGGCGGACGCCGAGGAGCAACCCCGCGACCTACACGAAGGTCTTCGACGAGATCCGGAGGGTCTTTGCGGAGACGAAGGAAGCAAAGGCGCGGGGCTACAAGCCGGGGAGGTTCTCGTTCAACCTGAAGGGAGGGCGGTGCGAGGCCTGCGAGGGCGATGGCATGATAAAAATCGAGATGAACTTCCTCCCCGACGTGTACATCGAGTGCGAGGAGTGCAGGGGGACGCGGTACAACCGCGAGACGCTCGAGGTCAAGTACAAGGGCAGGAACATCGCCGAGGTGCTCGACATGACGGTCGAGGAGAACCTCGAGCTCTTCGGGCACATCCCCTCGATCAGGCACAAGCTCGAGACACTCTCCGCCGTGGGGCTCGGGTACATCAAGCTCGGCCAGAGCTCGACGACGCTCTCCGGCGGCGAGGCCCAGAGGATAAAGCTCACGCGGGAACTCTCCAAGCGGGGGACCGGGAGGACCATCTACCTCCTCGACGAGCCCACCACGGGCCTCCACTTCCACGACGTGAAGAAGCTGATCGCGGTGCTCAACGAGCTCGTCAACAAGGGCAACACCGTCGTCGTCATCGAGCACAACCTCGACGTGATCAAGTCCGCGGACTACGTCATCGACCTCGGCCCCGAGGGTGGAGACGACGGCGGGTACGTGGTCGCGACCGGCACCCCCGAGGAGGTCGCGGAGAACCCGCGCAGCCACACGGGGAAATTCCTCCGGAAAGTACTCGAGCGCCGATGA
- a CDS encoding putative manganese-dependent inorganic diphosphatase: protein MSRVYVIGHRQPDTDSIASAIGYAEFCNRRGNGEFVPATCGPVPAEALFALSTFKLEPPLLIESVEPCVGDIPSLFPERAPAGMPTIDVVAMMERYDVRNIPVVDEANRLLGIVSEHGLARAYVTPRIELPLTIGPIPLETIARILNARVCHAGHDTLHGNVSIIIDALHVALSRLSPRDIAIVGDNEPTQLALISAGIAALVIAEGAPVGERVCEAARTRGTSILSTPLDAFSVGRMLHLSLPAEKVVATDVPVVSPEDTLAHAKRLVTDSKYRAACVVGKDGTLLGMISRNTFLEEVQKKVILLDHNEFSQAVDGIESAEILEIIDHHRLGALSTLKPVRFLNEPVGSTSTIIARKFMESGNPPTPQTAGILLAGILSDTLVLKMSTTTGEDVSAAEYLAGIAGVDIREFGSALIQSGMNLDGIPIDQLLTRDTKRYSLFGKDVIIAQVMTVSRDYAREHAGDIQAGLERKRKEKGVDLYLALFSDIMENCSDLFAAGDMATLAALGYAQQPVPHPGVMSRKKDFLPVFGRKLRDLQEG from the coding sequence ATGAGCCGCGTCTACGTGATTGGCCACCGCCAGCCGGACACCGACAGCATCGCGAGCGCCATCGGATACGCGGAGTTCTGCAACCGTCGTGGCAACGGGGAGTTCGTTCCGGCGACGTGTGGTCCCGTTCCTGCGGAGGCTCTTTTTGCCCTCTCCACGTTCAAACTCGAACCCCCCCTTCTCATCGAGAGCGTCGAGCCGTGCGTGGGGGACATCCCGTCGTTGTTCCCTGAGAGGGCACCAGCGGGGATGCCCACGATCGATGTCGTGGCCATGATGGAACGATACGACGTGCGGAATATCCCTGTCGTGGACGAGGCCAACCGGCTCCTCGGGATAGTATCGGAACATGGACTCGCGAGGGCATACGTGACACCGAGGATTGAGTTGCCCCTCACGATCGGGCCGATACCCCTCGAAACGATTGCCCGCATCCTCAATGCGAGGGTCTGCCACGCGGGGCACGATACACTCCACGGGAACGTCTCCATCATCATCGACGCGCTCCACGTGGCACTTTCCCGTCTCTCCCCCCGCGATATCGCGATCGTCGGTGACAACGAGCCGACCCAGCTCGCGCTCATCTCCGCGGGGATCGCGGCACTCGTGATCGCCGAGGGTGCCCCCGTAGGAGAGAGGGTGTGCGAGGCAGCAAGGACGCGGGGAACGTCCATCCTCTCGACGCCCCTCGACGCGTTCTCCGTCGGCAGAATGCTCCACCTCTCCCTCCCCGCAGAGAAGGTCGTCGCCACGGACGTCCCCGTGGTATCGCCGGAGGATACCCTCGCACACGCAAAAAGGTTAGTGACAGATTCGAAGTACCGCGCGGCATGCGTCGTGGGAAAAGACGGGACCCTCCTAGGGATGATCTCGCGGAACACGTTCCTCGAGGAGGTGCAGAAGAAGGTGATACTCCTCGACCACAACGAGTTCTCCCAGGCCGTCGACGGGATCGAGTCCGCAGAGATCTTAGAGATAATCGACCACCACCGCCTCGGTGCACTCTCCACGCTCAAGCCTGTCCGGTTCCTGAACGAGCCTGTCGGTTCGACGTCCACGATCATCGCGAGGAAATTCATGGAATCCGGGAATCCTCCCACGCCCCAGACGGCTGGAATACTCCTCGCCGGCATCCTCTCGGACACACTGGTCTTGAAAATGTCCACGACGACGGGAGAGGATGTCTCAGCCGCCGAGTACCTCGCGGGAATCGCGGGGGTAGATATACGGGAGTTTGGATCAGCCCTCATCCAGAGTGGCATGAACCTCGATGGGATTCCCATTGACCAACTCCTCACGCGCGACACGAAACGTTACAGTCTTTTCGGGAAGGATGTCATCATCGCCCAGGTGATGACAGTCTCCCGGGACTACGCGCGAGAACATGCGGGAGATATACAGGCCGGACTCGAGAGGAAGCGGAAGGAAAAGGGGGTGGACCTGTACCTTGCCCTGTTCTCTGACATAATGGAAAATTGCAGCGATTTGTTTGCAGCCGGCGACATGGCCACCCTCGCGGCACTCGGTTACGCGCAGCAGCCAGTCCCGCACCCCGGTGTCATGTCCCGGAAAAAGGACTTCCTCCCCGTGTTCGGGCGCAAGCTGCGGGATTTACAGGAAGGGTAA